The following coding sequences lie in one Cannabis sativa cultivar Pink pepper isolate KNU-18-1 chromosome 5, ASM2916894v1, whole genome shotgun sequence genomic window:
- the LOC115716045 gene encoding protein transport protein Sec61 subunit beta, translating into MVLGGGGAPQRGSAAATASMRRRRTTSSGASGGAAGTMLQFYTDDAPGLKISPNVVLIMSIGFIAFVAILHVMGKLYFVRRET; encoded by the coding sequence ATGGTTTTGGGTGGAGGAGGAGCCCCTCAAAGAGGAAGTGCTGCAGCCACTGCAAGCATGCGCCGAAGGAGGACGACAAGCAGTGGGGCTTCTGGCGGTGCTGCTGGGACCATGCTCCAGTTTTACACAGATGATGCTCCTGGACTTAAGATCTCACCCAATGTCGTTCTCATTATGAGCATTGGTTTCATAGCCTTTGTTGCAATTCTTCATGTTATGGGCAAGCTCTACTTTGTTCGCAGAGAAACCTAG
- the LOC115716044 gene encoding uncharacterized protein LOC115716044 — protein MINRRLSTRTSIQPTQRTEPHIDAPLTSNLCDNGTPSLPRKFTNSRRTIGKSSDWSLNSPKEDQPESPSPICSSCTSPLSSKTSSSKLNTFFSRLSTESATPRNQSYYVDSDSGKNGRFNDPNPQDKYPLAIEENSVAEEISSQACSLGNFGVSNGESPDYLQHNLMTRPKPYSTFLDEVKKQELEAEVEAWKKTKETELIDKLARKEAAINEWEHKKTSKIVEEMKKFESKLEKKRAKALQKFQKKMNIAKAEANKMTTKARKETIEKISDISKISDTALATKNLKCVRLRFS, from the exons ATGATAAACAGAAGACTAAGCACTCGAACGAGCATCCAACCAACCCAAAGGACCGAACCCCACATTGATGCACCCCTTACTTCCAACTTATGTGACAATGGCACTCCTTCCTTGccaagaaaattcacaaattccAGGCGGACCATAGGTAAAAGCTCAGATTGGTCGTTGAATTCTCCCAAGGAAGATCAACCAGAATCTCCATCACCCATTTGCAGCAGTTGCACTAGTCCACTAAGCTCTAAAACATCTTCTTCTAAGCTCAATACATTCTTCTCTCGACTCTCCACTGAGTCAGCAACTCCAAGAAACCAG AGCTATTACGTTGATTCGGATAGTGGGAAGAATGGCCGTTTCAACGACCCAAATCCTCAAGACAAGTATCCACTAG CAATTGAAGAGAATTCAGTAGCTGAGGAGATTAGTAGTCAAGCTTGCAGTTTAGGGAACTTCGGAGTGTCCAATGGTGAAAGCCCGGATTATTTACAGCATAACTTGATGACTCGGCCGAAGCCTTACAGTACGTTCTTAGATGAAGTCAAGAAGCAGGAGCTTGAGGCTGAGGTAGAAGCATggaaaaaaactaaagaaacCGAGCTTATTGACAA GTTGGCCAGAAAAGAAGCTGCTATAAACGAATGGGAACACAAGAAGACTAGCAAGATTGTGGAAGAAATGAAGAAATTTGAG AGCAAGCTGGAGAAGAAGCGTGCTAAAGCATTACAGAAATTCCAAAAGAAAATGAACATAGCAAAGGCTGAGGCAAATAAAATGACAACAAAGGCAAGGAAAGAAACCATTGAGAAAATATCAGACATTTCAAAGATCTCTGACACAGCATTAGCCACGAAGAATTTAAAATGTGTCAGGCTACGGTTCTCTtag